A genomic segment from Candidatus Brocadia sinica JPN1 encodes:
- the queA gene encoding tRNA preQ1(34) S-adenosylmethionine ribosyltransferase-isomerase QueA — protein sequence MNVTVSKPVKISTKLSDYNYHLPRELIAQQPLENREDARMLILHRNTGKIEHRKFHEITEYLYPGDLLVLNNTKVIPALVPGKRITGAFLELLLTEEIGENRWKALIKSNAKLRIGEEIYSKNNLLSAKLLGKAEDGSWLIEFNKKYDVKKLLDQTGKMPLPPYIKRNKHEDSSLPDSDRERYQTVFAQKEGAIAAPTAGLHFSQNILEKIKQSGVEIGFVTLHVGMGTFLPIKTDDIRDHRMYKEFYECPRDIIQKIQKTRKQNRRVVAVGSTSCRVLETIAMSDKTTQFSGWTNLFIYPPYNFQYVDVLLTNFHLPKTTLLMLVSAFAGRENIMNVYEIAKNKGYRFFSYGDCMMII from the coding sequence ATGAATGTTACCGTATCTAAACCCGTTAAAATTTCTACCAAATTATCTGACTACAACTACCATCTCCCAAGGGAATTAATCGCTCAGCAACCATTAGAAAACCGAGAAGATGCAAGGATGTTGATATTGCATCGGAATACCGGCAAGATTGAGCATCGTAAATTTCATGAAATTACCGAATATCTCTATCCCGGAGATTTATTAGTCCTGAACAATACAAAGGTGATACCTGCACTGGTTCCAGGGAAAAGAATCACTGGCGCATTTCTTGAATTGTTGCTCACCGAAGAGATAGGGGAAAACCGATGGAAGGCGCTCATTAAATCAAATGCCAAATTGAGAATAGGGGAGGAAATTTATAGCAAGAACAACCTACTCTCCGCGAAGCTGCTCGGTAAAGCCGAAGACGGTTCGTGGCTCATCGAATTTAACAAAAAATATGATGTAAAAAAGCTCCTGGATCAAACCGGGAAAATGCCTTTACCGCCCTATATAAAACGCAATAAGCATGAAGATTCTTCCTTGCCAGATTCAGACAGAGAACGATATCAGACTGTGTTTGCCCAAAAAGAAGGAGCGATTGCCGCCCCTACAGCAGGTTTGCACTTTAGTCAAAACATCCTTGAGAAGATAAAGCAGAGCGGGGTAGAAATAGGATTTGTTACCCTCCATGTCGGAATGGGTACATTCTTACCTATCAAAACAGACGATATTCGGGACCACCGCATGTATAAAGAATTTTACGAATGCCCGCGAGACATTATTCAAAAAATACAAAAGACCAGAAAACAAAATCGACGCGTGGTCGCCGTTGGAAGCACTTCCTGCCGTGTTCTGGAGACAATTGCCATGAGTGATAAAACGACGCAATTCTCCGGTTGGACAAATTTATTTATCTATCCTCCTTACAATTTTCAATATGTCGATGTCCTGCTTACGAATTTTCACCTTCCCAAGACCACGCTACTGATGCTGGTCTCCGCCTTTGCGGGAAGGGAAAATATCATGAATGTTTACGAAATAGCCAAAAATAAAGGCTACCGTTTTTTTAGTTACGGCGACTGCATGATGATTATTTAA
- the mraZ gene encoding division/cell wall cluster transcriptional repressor MraZ, with protein MFTGEYHHTIDDKNRLAIPAPLRDCIDMEKEGKGFFITRGLDTCLFMYTPKVWQSVVFRIEQLSFTNKKARQFQRLFFSKAQKIPDCDQQGRILIPQYLKDIAKIQKNVVIVGVSSRIEIWDEKAWKDFESEHNKGFEEIAEDLFQLGFPSTEIGQIQPPPL; from the coding sequence ATGTTCACCGGTGAGTACCATCATACGATTGATGACAAGAATAGACTGGCCATACCAGCCCCTCTTCGTGATTGCATTGATATGGAGAAGGAAGGAAAGGGGTTTTTCATAACTCGAGGACTCGATACATGCCTGTTCATGTACACACCCAAGGTATGGCAGAGTGTCGTTTTTAGGATTGAACAACTCTCTTTTACGAATAAAAAGGCGCGTCAGTTCCAGCGCCTTTTCTTTTCTAAAGCACAGAAAATTCCCGATTGTGATCAACAAGGGCGTATACTGATCCCACAGTATTTAAAGGATATTGCCAAGATCCAAAAGAATGTGGTGATTGTAGGAGTAAGTAGCCGTATTGAGATTTGGGATGAAAAGGCCTGGAAAGATTTTGAGTCTGAACATAACAAGGGATTCGAAGAGATTGCAGAAGATCTGTTCCAATTGGGTTTTCCTTCCACTGAGATAGGGCAAATACAGCCTCCACCATTATAA
- the rsmH gene encoding 16S rRNA (cytosine(1402)-N(4))-methyltransferase RsmH, producing the protein MDTRTHNLLHEPVMVEEVLDYLCPQPGQIILDGTVGNGGHASRIMNKISPGGLLIGMDKDREILQIAKQYLSERECPFKLYHADYSDVDEVLRQAGVDMVHGVLLDLGASSLQFDQAERGFSFSKEGPLDMRMDRSRAGTAQDLIQRLSEKKLEELLRRYGEERWSRRIARAIRKEAEEAGITSTKQLAAVIERVVPRGKSKIHPATRVFQALRIAVNKEMEVLEVFLDKIHHYMIMGARIVIISFHSLEDRIVKNTFVERANQKIFKILTKKPVTPGVVEIERNVRCRSAKLRSAERI; encoded by the coding sequence ATGGATACCAGAACACATAACCTTCTTCACGAACCGGTGATGGTTGAAGAAGTATTAGATTATTTATGTCCGCAACCGGGACAAATCATTTTAGACGGTACTGTGGGAAACGGCGGACATGCAAGCAGAATTATGAACAAAATAAGCCCGGGTGGCTTGTTAATTGGCATGGATAAGGACAGGGAAATTTTGCAGATAGCAAAACAATATTTATCGGAAAGAGAATGTCCCTTTAAACTCTACCATGCGGATTATTCCGATGTCGACGAAGTGTTGAGACAGGCAGGGGTTGATATGGTTCATGGTGTGTTACTTGATTTGGGAGCATCTTCTTTGCAGTTTGATCAGGCGGAGCGGGGGTTTAGTTTCTCAAAAGAGGGTCCGCTGGATATGAGAATGGACCGGTCGCGGGCTGGTACTGCTCAAGATTTAATCCAGAGGCTTTCTGAAAAGAAATTGGAAGAATTGTTGAGAAGATATGGGGAAGAGAGGTGGTCAAGAAGGATTGCCAGGGCTATACGAAAAGAAGCAGAGGAGGCTGGTATTACTTCGACGAAACAGTTAGCTGCTGTGATTGAACGCGTTGTTCCGAGAGGGAAAAGCAAAATTCATCCTGCAACAAGGGTGTTCCAGGCGCTGAGGATTGCTGTAAATAAGGAGATGGAAGTTTTGGAGGTTTTTTTGGATAAGATTCATCATTACATGATAATGGGTGCTCGTATTGTAATTATAAGTTTTCATTCTCTTGAGGACAGGATTGTAAAGAATACATTTGTAGAAAGGGCGAACCAGAAGATATTCAAGATACTCACGAAGAAGCCTGTAACGCCGGGTGTGGTTGAGATAGAAAGAAATGTCCGGTGTAGGAGCGCAAAACTAAGATCAGCAGAAAGGATTTAA
- a CDS encoding peptidoglycan D,D-transpeptidase FtsI family protein has translation MPLKKHKFWANITGILLIGIFIALAVHLGRIQLVEHDKYLKLAKVQQCKKIELPARRGSILDRNGIKLAESLQVGSVYADPAEIEDASSVAYHLSNVLKLNASKIVKLLGKDKRFVWIKRKVGDEELGAVAKLSLKGVYIKHEYHRFYPNEQLGSHILGFTNIDERGLEGIERSFDNVLSGKPGHKLIVRDALQRQIITPDAEVQLPRHGNDVVLTIDAKIQRITEEELEIAWKKWKPSSATAIVMDPMTGEILAMANYPTFDPNHFKKYSPDARRNLAITDCYEPGSLMKPLVISGVFEQGIARPDDVFFCENGSGKVEGRMLRDTHKYGNLTASEIIAYSSNIGMAKIGTLMGNEKMHRYLQQFNFGERTGIELPGEIGGIFRPLKQWTRKYSLVSISMGHEIAVTPLQFITAFCSIPNGGQLLRPKIVKSTIKNDNQTKEELQYPQPVRRVMSANVARNIMNPILMKVITEGTGKNANLLEYDVAGKTGTSQKIHGEGGRYSHEKYVGSFIAYAPAERPRMCVLVMINEPRNGEYYGGIVAAPVVGEIMRRSLVYLGVEPSGFKMAMQ, from the coding sequence ATGCCTTTAAAAAAACACAAATTTTGGGCGAATATAACGGGAATTCTTCTCATTGGGATTTTTATTGCGCTAGCCGTTCATCTGGGGCGTATTCAGCTTGTTGAGCATGATAAATATCTTAAACTTGCGAAAGTTCAACAATGTAAAAAGATCGAATTACCCGCAAGAAGGGGTTCCATCTTAGACAGGAATGGAATCAAGCTTGCCGAGTCTCTGCAAGTCGGTTCTGTTTATGCAGACCCTGCTGAAATTGAAGATGCCTCTTCTGTGGCATATCATTTGAGCAATGTCCTGAAACTGAATGCATCAAAGATAGTCAAGCTATTGGGTAAAGACAAGCGGTTTGTTTGGATTAAACGGAAGGTTGGCGATGAAGAACTCGGTGCGGTTGCAAAATTATCTTTAAAAGGGGTTTACATAAAACACGAGTATCACCGTTTTTATCCCAATGAACAGTTAGGCAGTCATATTCTTGGATTTACCAACATTGACGAGAGGGGACTCGAGGGGATCGAGCGGTCATTTGATAATGTATTGTCCGGGAAACCAGGACATAAATTGATTGTTCGGGATGCATTGCAACGTCAGATTATAACGCCGGATGCAGAAGTGCAATTGCCTCGGCATGGGAATGATGTCGTATTGACGATTGATGCTAAAATTCAGCGTATTACTGAGGAAGAATTGGAAATTGCCTGGAAAAAATGGAAACCCTCCTCCGCAACGGCGATTGTTATGGATCCAATGACAGGTGAAATATTGGCCATGGCCAACTATCCTACGTTTGATCCGAACCATTTCAAAAAATATTCTCCCGATGCCAGAAGAAATCTGGCTATTACTGATTGTTATGAGCCAGGTTCATTAATGAAACCCCTTGTGATTTCAGGTGTGTTTGAGCAGGGTATTGCAAGGCCTGATGATGTATTTTTTTGCGAAAATGGGAGTGGCAAAGTGGAAGGAAGAATGCTGCGTGACACCCATAAGTATGGTAATCTTACTGCTTCTGAAATTATTGCTTATTCAAGTAACATAGGAATGGCAAAGATCGGTACGCTTATGGGGAATGAAAAAATGCACCGATATCTTCAGCAATTCAATTTTGGAGAGAGAACAGGAATAGAGCTGCCAGGGGAAATTGGCGGCATCTTTCGTCCTCTGAAACAGTGGACAAGAAAATATTCCCTGGTATCTATTTCCATGGGACATGAAATAGCAGTTACCCCTCTTCAGTTTATTACGGCTTTTTGTAGTATTCCCAATGGTGGGCAGTTACTCAGACCAAAAATTGTAAAATCAACAATAAAGAACGACAATCAAACAAAAGAAGAACTTCAGTATCCGCAACCAGTGAGACGTGTAATGAGTGCAAACGTCGCACGGAATATCATGAATCCTATACTGATGAAGGTTATAACGGAAGGCACAGGGAAAAATGCAAACCTGTTGGAATACGATGTTGCTGGAAAAACGGGTACATCACAGAAGATTCATGGCGAAGGGGGACGATATTCCCATGAAAAATATGTGGGTTCTTTTATTGCCTATGCTCCTGCTGAGCGTCCCCGTATGTGTGTGTTAGTTATGATTAATGAACCTCGGAATGGTGAATATTATGGTGGCATTGTAGCAGCCCCCGTTGTAGGAGAAATCATGAGACGATCTCTTGTTTATCTTGGTGTGGAACCCTCGGGATTCAAAATGGCAATGCAATAG